One Oryza glaberrima chromosome 10, OglaRS2, whole genome shotgun sequence DNA segment encodes these proteins:
- the LOC127752430 gene encoding uncharacterized protein LOC127752430, which produces MSVRHVVGFFPSPPLPFSHSSPWPAAGRRWGGGRGTRRSDGRPAMRRREHGGDRARRRAEWGDGEAERHRTKPAHVYHSVDERRRRREEGGGGGKRAAVEELRRRFDRGRYELRRRRSEVAAAMEELRASSSSSNLSPPSSSSSAGAPPRSVPRVSCATALPALSACRRLGVGSQIMAQLRFAVLAVPSSIASLTRWRRGRLEDELRLEGAIRCEPLRLDEALWSRLSILSTQPFSYGSIGNMTT; this is translated from the exons ATGTCAGTGCGCCACGTCGTCGGGTtctttccttcccctcctctccctttctcacACTCATCTCCCTGGCCGGCAGCaggccggcggtggggaggaggtcgcgggacgaggaggtccgacggccggccggcgatgcggcggcgggagcacgggGGAGatcgagcacggcggcgggcagagtggggcgacggcgaggcggagcggcACCGCACGAAGCCGGCTCATGTCTACCATAGCGTCGACGaacgacgccgtcgtcgcgaggaaggaggaggcggggggaagcgggcggcggtggaggagctccGGCGTCGCTTTGACCGCGGGCGCTACGAgctgcgtcggcggcggtcggaGGTCGCTGCGGCAATGGAGGAGCTgcgcgcgtcctcctcctcctcgaacctgtcgccgccgtcgtcgtcgtcgtccgcgggCGCCCCACCCCGCTCCGTGCCGCGGGTTTCGTGCGCCACCGCCTTGCCGGCCCtctccgcctgccgccgcctcggtGTCGGTTCCCAAATCATGGCGCAACTGAGGTTCGCGGTACTGGCTGTTCCGTCGTCAATAGCGAGCCTAACAAGGTGGCGGCGTGGCCGGTTGGAGGACGAACTCCGGTTGGAGGGCGCCATCAGATGCGAGCCGCTTCGGCTCGATGAGGCGCTCTGGAGCAGATTATCTATCTTGTCG ACACAGCCCTTCTCATATGGATCAATAGGCAACATGACTACATGA
- the LOC127752427 gene encoding acetylserotonin O-methyltransferase 3, with amino-acid sequence MAQRVQEEDEQMTSTDDLIQAQIELYHHCFAFIKSTALRAAIDLCISDAIHRNGGAATLSDLALNIGLHPTKLSHLRRLMRVLTVSGVFSVEDHNGEAMYTLTRVSRLLLNGDGERTHALSHLVRVLVNPLTVASHFSIHEWFTIEQAAAMTPFEVAHGCTRWEMIANDAKDGSVFNTAMVEDSRVAMDIILKESCGVFQGISSLVDVGGGHGAAAAAIATAFPNIKCTVLDLPHIVAEAPTTHSNIQFVGGDFFEFIPAADVVLLKYILHAWQDDDCVKILRRCKEAILARDAGGKVIIIEVVVGIGSKEIVPKEMQILFDVFMMYVDGIEREEHEWKKIFLEAGFSDYKITPVLGARSIIEVYP; translated from the exons ATGGCACAACGTGtccaagaagaagatgagcagATGACGAGCACCGATGATTTGATCCAAGCTCAGATCGAGCTCTACCACCACTGCTTCGCCTTCATCAAGTCCACGGCACTTAGGGCCGCCATTGACCTGTGCATTTCCGATGCCATCCACCGCAATGGCGGCGCTGCCACCTTGTCTGACCTCGCCCTCAATATCGGGCTGCACCCGACGAAGCTCTCCCACCTCCGGCGGCTCATGCGCGTGCTCACTGTCTCCGGCGTATTCTCCGTCGAAGACCACAATGGCGAGGCCATGTACACACTCACCCGAGTATCTCGCCTCCTCCTCAACGGTGATGGCGAGAGAACGCATGCCCTGTCCCATTTAGTGCGTGTGTTAGTCAACCCGCTCACCGTGGCCTCTCATTTCAGCATTCATGAGTGGTTCACCATCGAGCAGGCAGCCGCCATGACACCCTTCGAGGTGGCGCACGGTTGCACGCGGTGGGAGATGATAGCAAATGATGCCAAGGATGGTAGCGTGTTCAACACCGCCATGGTTGAGGACAGCCGTGTCGCCATGGATATCATCTTGAAGGAGAGCTGCGGCGTTTTCCAGGGCATCAGCTCTCTTGTTGATGTTGGCGGTGGCCATggtgctgcagctgcagccatAGCGACGGCATTCCCAAACATCAAGTGTACGGTTTTGGATCTCCCTCATATCGTCGCCGAGGCTCCCACCACCCATAGCAACATCCAGTTCGTCGGTGGTGACTTTTTCGAGTTCATTCCAGCAGCTGATGTTGTGCTACTTAAG TATATTTTGCATGCTTGGCAAGATGATGACTGTGTCAAGATTCTGCGGCGGTGCAAAGAGGCAATCCTGGCAAGGGATGCTGGGGGAAAGGTGATAATTATTGAGGTGGTTGTTGGGATTGGATCCAAGGAAATTGTTCCCAAGGAGATGCAAATTTTGTTTGATGTTTTCATGATGTACGTTGATGGCATCGAGCGAGAGGAGCATGAATGGAAGAAGATTTTCTTAGAGGCTGGATTCAGTGACTACAAAATCACACCAGTGCTAGGTGCCCGATCGATCATCGAGGTTTACCCTTGA
- the LOC127752425 gene encoding extra-large guanine nucleotide-binding protein 3-like: MASSPPAPPPPPPPPDPPSAQPPAETAWARALRKLLPAGAPVPDEEQLDYSFVSVDVAGPAAERRPPPRSSADGPPLPPLARHRRRISRLLRPSPPRRRHSPPPPPPLQCEPSPPSSSPDATSPASSPPRCSSSSPPAPPPPPPPPEAPLNQGSKRRGACARCGKGGIGVGILGEREECLACGARYCAGCVLRAMGSMPEGRKCVGCIGRPVADARRRARLGKGSRLLARLLAPAEVRQVMRTERGCAANQVRPGEILVNGRGLSQGELDLLLGCAVPPERLAAGRYWYDKDSGLWGKEGERPDRIVSSKLSIGGKLQTDASNGTTQVFINGREITKTELRMLKLANVQCPRNTHFWLYDDGSYEEEGQNIIKGNIWQKASTRLIATLFSLPIPRGLKEDTTLYSSRFVPEYLEQKKVQKLLLVGLEGSGSSTIFKQAKFLYGTEFSPEEILNLKLMIQSNVYKYLSTLLEWRECFEDEALEEEKELGMSNHKGDGEPKAVQSTSSLYSLNQRLMHFANWLLEIVALGNLDAFFPAATREYAPIVEEVWKDPAIQATYKRKNELHFLPDVASYFLDRVVEISSNEYEPTETDILYAEGVNQWNGLSTLEFSLDDRGPLSDSYADKAGNPAIQTKYQLIRMNSKGLTGGFKCLGMLEDIRAIIFCISLADYDQTWVQSSGEPCNKMIVSRDLFEDVIRHPSFEDTPCVLLLNKYDAFEEKISRVPLTVCEWFADFSPVRPHHTSQTSLASHAYYYVAVKFKDLYSSVADGRKLFVFQTKALERRTVDDAFRYIREVLRWDDVKNSDAGYCSADESSYSVDMTTSPS, from the exons ATGGCGTCCTCacctcccgctccgccgcccccgccgccgccgcctgacccTCCCTcggcgcagccgccggcggAGACGGCGTGGGCACGCGCGCTCCGCAAGCTGCTTCCCGCGGGCGCGCCGGTCCCGGACGAGGAGCAGCTGGACTACTCCTTCGTCTCCGTCGACGTGGCCGGCCCCGCCGCGGAACGAcgcccgccgccacgctcctccgCGGACGgcccgccgctgccacccctcgcgcgccaccgccgccgcatctcccgcctcctccgcccgtcgccgcctcgtcgccgccactcacctcctcctcctcctcctcttcagtGCGAgccctcgccgccttcttcctccccggACGCCACGTCCCCGGCGTCCTCCCCTCCGCGTTGCTCCTCCTCGTCAccccctgctcctcctcctcctccgccgccgccggaggcgccATTGAACCAGGGAAGCAAGCGGCGGGGGGCGTGCGCGAGGTGCGGGAAGGGGGGAATCGGGGTGGGGATACtcggggagagggaggagtgCCTGGCATGCGGGGCGCGGTACTGCGCCGGGTGCGTGCTCCGGGCGATGGGGTCCATGCCGGAGGGCCGCAAGTGCGTCGGCTGCATCGGCCGCCCCGTGgcggacgcgcggcggcgggcgaggctgGGGAAGGGGTCGCGGCTTCTCGCGCGGCTGCTCGCGCCGGCGGAGGTGCGCCAGGTGATGCGCACCGAGCGCGGGTGCGCCGCGAACCAGGTGCGGCCGGGCGAGATCCTCGTCAACGGCCGCGGCCTCTCGCAGGGGGAGCTGGATCTGCTGCTCGGCTGCGCCGTGCCGCCGGAGCGCCTCGCCGCTGGCCGCTACTGGTACGACAAGGACTCTGGGCTCTGGGGCAAG GAAGGCGAGAGGCCAGATAGGATTGTTAGTTCAAAGCTGAGCATTGGTGGGAAACTACAAACAGATGCTAGCAATGGCACTACACAGGTGTTCATAAATGGGCGGGAGATCACAAAGACCGAACTTAGGATGCTTAAG TTGGCCAATGTACAGTGCCCACGAAATACTCATTTCTGGTTGTATGATGATGGCTCGTACGAGGAGGAGGGCCAGAACATAATAAAAGGAAATATTTGGCAAAAG GCATCAACCCGTCTTATTGCTACCCTTTTCTCACTGCCAATCCCCCGTGGTTTGAAAGAAGATACTACTTTGTACTCAAGTAGGTTTGTTCCAGAATACCTTGAGCagaaaaaagttcagaaacttTTATTGGTTGGACTAGAAGGCTCTGGATCCAGCACAATCTTTAAGCAG GCAAAATTCTTGTATGGAACTGAATTCTCCCCAGAAGAAATACTTAATTTGAAGCTCATGATACAAAGCAATGTTTACAAATACCTCAGCACATTGCTTGAATGGCGGGAGTGCTTTGAGGACGAGGCTttggaggaagaaaaagagcTTGGCATGAGTAATCACAAGGGAGATG GGGAACCGAAGGCAGTGCAGAGCACGTCATCTTTGTATTCACTAAATCAAAGATTGATGCACTTTGCTAATTGGTTGCTGGAGATAGTTGCCCTGGGTAACCTTGATGCCTTTTTTCCTGCTGCAACTCGCGAGTATGCACCTATCGTTGAAGAGGTTTGGAAAGATCCAGCTATTCAAGCcacatataaaaggaaaaatgagTTGCACTTTCTTCCTGATGTCGCCAGTTATTTTCTTGATAGG GTGGTTGAAATATCCAGCAATGAATATGAACCAACCGAGACAGATATCTTGTATGCAGAGGGTGTAAACCAATGGAATGGCCTCTCTACACTTGAATTCTCGCTTGATGACCGAGGTCCCCTCTCTGACTCATACGCTGACAAAGCTGGCAATCCAGCCATACAAACAAA GTATCAACTGATCCGCATGAACTCCAAGGGGCTAACTGGAGGCTTCAAGTGCCTCGGGATGCTGGAGGACATCCGTGCCATAATCTTCTGCATCTCGCTTGCGGACTACGACCAAACATGGGTGCAGAGCTCAGGAGAACCCTGCAACAAGATGATCGTCAGCCGGGATTTGTTTGAGGATGTGATCAGGCACCCTTCCTTTGAGGACACCCCCTGTGTACTCCTCCTCAACAAGTACGACGCCTTCGAGGAGAAGATCAGTAGGGTGCCACTGACAGTGTGCGAGTGGTTCGCTGACTTCAGCCCCGTCAGGCCTCACCACACCAGCCAGACATCGCTGGCCAGCCACGCCTACTACTACGTCGCCGTGAAGTTTAAGGACCTCTACTCCTCCGTCGCTGATGGCCGGAAGCTGTTTGTGTTCCAGACGAAGGCGCTGGAGCGGCGAACCGTCGACGACGCCTTCAGGTACATCCGGGAGGTGCTGAGATGGGATGACGTGAAGAACAGCGATGCCGGCTATTGCAGCGCTGACGAGTCCTCGTACAGTGTGGACATGACGACCTCTCCATCCTAA